In Juglans regia cultivar Chandler chromosome 13, Walnut 2.0, whole genome shotgun sequence, the following proteins share a genomic window:
- the LOC108993387 gene encoding F-box protein SKIP23 isoform X1 produces the protein MADWSQLPKELLNLIAKQLHSPFYQIRFRSVCSSWRSSFSPRPRRRLPGRFPFLPNDGIPDATWGFQLSRRTVFLMGFPNPRSQTPPDSSWLVKVEEVHPDRMRFLNPLSRFQLKPLPKSFPKVMNLSDLEVLELGQEYVLHYMNFRPFGESLGDVGNLYMEKVVFMCLGCDEADEFALLTIHVSGKLAMFKSARKRWTIIPDMPSPYDDVVLFSGEFYAVDGTGRTVVVGLSLNVGLVAEPVFGGDKKFLVESNGELLLVDMYLSVGDLGVGDGDGDGDGDGDGDEIVEEVYDRYVGERTVRFKVFRLEAEGKKWVEMRSLGDRVLFLGDDCAFSASVSELSGCIKGNCILFTDNFFYMSCEEGGVSGGDVVFNGRDIGVFDLDNGRIAPLDYFPEYSKLFWPPPNWATATPVAGAKSIRRTGIVK, from the exons ATGGCAGACTGGTCTCAGCTACCCAAAGAACTTCTAAACCTAATCGCCAAACAACTCCACAGCCCCTTCTACCAAATCCGTTTCCGATCCGTCTGCTCCTCGTGGCGATCCTCTTTCTCTCCTAGACCTCGCCGCCGCTTGCCTGGTCGTTTCCCTTTCCTACCTAACGATGGAATTCCCGACGCCACCTGGGGTTTCCAGCTTTCCAGGCGCACCGTGTTCCTCATGGGATTCCCTAATCCTCGTTCCCAAACACCCCCTGACTCCTCCTGGCTCGTTAAAGTGGAGGAAGTCCATCCCGATCGAATGCGCTTCCTGAACCCGCTCTCTCGGTTCCAACTCAAGCCCTTGCCAAAATCTTTCCCCAAGGTAATGAACCTGTCGGACCTCGAAGTATTGGAATTGGGTCAAGAATACGTTCTCCACTACATGAATTTCCGACCCTTCGGCGAGTCTCTGGGCGATGTGGGAAACTTGTACATGGAAAAAGTAGTTTTCATGTGCTTGGGCTGCGACGAAGCCGATGAGTTCGCGTTGCTCACGATTCATGTTTCTGGGAAATTGGCTATGTTCAAGTCTGCTCGTAAGCGGTGGACTATAATCCCCGATATGCCTTCGCCGTACGACGATGTCGTTTTGTTCAGTGGGGAATTTTACGCGGTTGATGGTACGGGGAGGACCGTAGTTGTTGGTTTGTCGTTGAATGTGGGTTTGGTTGCGGAGCCCGTGTTTGGCGGCGACAAGAAGTTTCTGGTCGAGTCCAATGGTGAGTTGTTGTTGGTCGATATGTATCTGAGTGTGGGGGACTTAGGTGTTGGCGATGGCGATGGCGATGGCGATGGCGATGGCGATGGTGATGAGATTGTTGAAGAGGTTTATGATCGGTATGTTGGGGAGAGGACGGTTCGGTTTAAGGTTTTTAGATTGGAGGCTGAGGGGAAGAAGTGGGTGGAGATGAGGAGCTTGGGGGATCGGGTGTTGTTCTTGGGGGATGATTGTGCATTTTCGGCCTCAGTGTCGGAGTTATCAGGTTGCATTAAAGGGAATTGCATATTATTTACGGACAATTTCTTCTACATGAGCTGTGAAGAAGGTGGTGTTAGTGGTGGTGATGTGGTTTTTAATGGGCGTGATATAGGCGTGTTTGATTTAGATAACGGTCGTATTGCACCTTTAGATTATTTTCCCGAGTATTCGAAGCTGTTCTGGCCGCCTCCAAATTGGGCCACCGCAACACCGGTGGCAG GTGCAAAATCAATTAGAAGAACTGGCATTGTAAAGTGA
- the LOC108993387 gene encoding F-box protein SKIP23 isoform X2 translates to MADWSQLPKELLNLIAKQLHSPFYQIRFRSVCSSWRSSFSPRPRRRLPGRFPFLPNDGIPDATWGFQLSRRTVFLMGFPNPRSQTPPDSSWLVKVEEVHPDRMRFLNPLSRFQLKPLPKSFPKVMNLSDLEVLELGQEYVLHYMNFRPFGESLGDVGNLYMEKVVFMCLGCDEADEFALLTIHVSGKLAMFKSARKRWTIIPDMPSPYDDVVLFSGEFYAVDGTGRTVVVGLSLNVGLVAEPVFGGDKKFLVESNGELLLVDMYLSVGDLGVGDGDGDGDGDGDGDEIVEEVYDRYVGERTVRFKVFRLEAEGKKWVEMRSLGDRVLFLGDDCAFSASVSELSGCIKGNCILFTDNFFYMSCEEGGVSGGDVVFNGRDIGVFDLDNGRIAPLDYFPEYSKLFWPPPNWATATPVAVQNQLEELAL, encoded by the exons ATGGCAGACTGGTCTCAGCTACCCAAAGAACTTCTAAACCTAATCGCCAAACAACTCCACAGCCCCTTCTACCAAATCCGTTTCCGATCCGTCTGCTCCTCGTGGCGATCCTCTTTCTCTCCTAGACCTCGCCGCCGCTTGCCTGGTCGTTTCCCTTTCCTACCTAACGATGGAATTCCCGACGCCACCTGGGGTTTCCAGCTTTCCAGGCGCACCGTGTTCCTCATGGGATTCCCTAATCCTCGTTCCCAAACACCCCCTGACTCCTCCTGGCTCGTTAAAGTGGAGGAAGTCCATCCCGATCGAATGCGCTTCCTGAACCCGCTCTCTCGGTTCCAACTCAAGCCCTTGCCAAAATCTTTCCCCAAGGTAATGAACCTGTCGGACCTCGAAGTATTGGAATTGGGTCAAGAATACGTTCTCCACTACATGAATTTCCGACCCTTCGGCGAGTCTCTGGGCGATGTGGGAAACTTGTACATGGAAAAAGTAGTTTTCATGTGCTTGGGCTGCGACGAAGCCGATGAGTTCGCGTTGCTCACGATTCATGTTTCTGGGAAATTGGCTATGTTCAAGTCTGCTCGTAAGCGGTGGACTATAATCCCCGATATGCCTTCGCCGTACGACGATGTCGTTTTGTTCAGTGGGGAATTTTACGCGGTTGATGGTACGGGGAGGACCGTAGTTGTTGGTTTGTCGTTGAATGTGGGTTTGGTTGCGGAGCCCGTGTTTGGCGGCGACAAGAAGTTTCTGGTCGAGTCCAATGGTGAGTTGTTGTTGGTCGATATGTATCTGAGTGTGGGGGACTTAGGTGTTGGCGATGGCGATGGCGATGGCGATGGCGATGGCGATGGTGATGAGATTGTTGAAGAGGTTTATGATCGGTATGTTGGGGAGAGGACGGTTCGGTTTAAGGTTTTTAGATTGGAGGCTGAGGGGAAGAAGTGGGTGGAGATGAGGAGCTTGGGGGATCGGGTGTTGTTCTTGGGGGATGATTGTGCATTTTCGGCCTCAGTGTCGGAGTTATCAGGTTGCATTAAAGGGAATTGCATATTATTTACGGACAATTTCTTCTACATGAGCTGTGAAGAAGGTGGTGTTAGTGGTGGTGATGTGGTTTTTAATGGGCGTGATATAGGCGTGTTTGATTTAGATAACGGTCGTATTGCACCTTTAGATTATTTTCCCGAGTATTCGAAGCTGTTCTGGCCGCCTCCAAATTGGGCCACCGCAACACCGGTGGCA GTGCAAAATCAATTAGAAGAACTGGCATTGTAA
- the LOC108993428 gene encoding rop guanine nucleotide exchange factor 1-like isoform X2, which yields MHCIVNEKHDGTHGVKIVTAVFCFCQIYSSFSATKQEVEMMKERFAKLLLGEDMSGGGKGVCTALAISNAITNLSATVFGELWRLEPLAPQKKAMWRREMEWLLCVSDSIVELVPSIQQFPGGGTYEVMATRPRSDLYINLPALKKLDAMLLGILDGFCDTEFWYDDRGIVVGETRDCDTYSSRGARPSVRQEEKWWLPCPKVQPCGLSDGARKRLQQCRDCANQILKAALAINSSVLAEMEIPSAYLETLPKSGKTCLGDIIYRYITAEQFSPDCLLDCLDLSSEHHTLEIANRMEAATHVWKQKDQRKLATHMKSRRSSWGGKVKGLVADTDKNNFLAQRAETLLQSLRLRFPGLPQTALDMNKIQYNKDVGQSILESYSRVMESLAFNIMARIDDVLYVDDATKQCAAAESMSIFNRGGLGGLPIQKRMSPSPFSIHHTPYGSPFATPTFCSTPVIGSPGRAHSSRRRTTPKDAIDLKSEKLVVADLDRVWSYTGNLSARRVPGNAPERD from the exons ATGCACTGTATTGTTAATGAGAAGCATGATGGAACGCATGGCGTCAAAATAGTTACtgcagttttttgtttttgccaaATTTACTCCAGCTTCTCTGCGACCAAGCAGG agGTTGAGATGATGAAGGAGAGATTTGCGAAGCTTCTTCTCGGAGAAGACATGTCTGGAGGAGGGAAAGGAGTGTGCACTGCCCTTGCCATCTCAAATGCCATCACCAATCTCTCTG CTACCGTGTTTGGTGAACTGTGGAGGTTAGAGCCACTGGCGCCGCAGAAGAAGGCAATGTGGCGCCGAGAAATGGAGTGGCTCTTATGTGTGAGTGATTCCATAGTGGAGCTCGTCCCCTCAATACAACAGTTCCCTGGTGGAGGCACATACGAAGTCATGGCAACTAGGCCACGCTCGGATTTGTACATAAATCTACCTGCTCTTAAAAAGCTTGATGCGATGTTGCTTGGTATACTTGATGGGTTTTGTGATACAGAATTTTGGTACGATGATCGGGGGATAGTTGTGGGTGAAACAAGAGATTGTGATACTTACTCATCGCGGGGTGCAAGGCCTTCAGTTAGGCAGGAAGAGAAGTGGTGGCTGCCATGTCCAAAGGTACAGCCATGTGGGTTGTCAGATGGTGCAAGGAAGAGGCTGCAGCAGTGTAGGGACTGTGCAAACCAGATACTGAAGGCGGCCTTGGCAATTAATAGCAGTGTGCTAGCTGAGATGGAGATCCCCAGTGCTTACTTGGAGACATTACCCAAG AGTGGGAAAACTTGTCTCGGTGATATCATTTATCGCTACATAACTGCTGAGCAGTTCTCTCCAGACTGTCTACTTGATTGCCTGGACCTTTCATCTGAGCATCACACTCTGGAGATAGCTAACAGGATGGAGGCAGCAACCCATGTCTGGAAGCAGAAAGACCAGAGGAAACTCGCAACTCACATGAAATCTAGGCGCTCGTCTTGGGGTGGCAAGGTCAAGGGCCTTGTTGCTGATactgataagaataattttttggcCCAAAGAGCAGAGACCCTCTTACAGAGCTTGAGGCTTCGATTCCCTGGCCTCCCACAAACTGCACTGGACATGAACAAGATCCAATACAATAAG GATGTAGGGCAGTCAATTCTGGAAAGCTACTCAAGAGTGATGGAAAGCTTGGCATTTAACATAATGGCCAGGATAGATGACGTTCTCTATGTAGATGATGCGACCAAGCAATGTGCTGCAGCGGAATCAATGTCCATTTTCAACAGGGGAGGTCTAGGTGGTCTTCCTATTCAGAAAAGAATGTCTCCTAGCCCCTTCTCAATCCACCACACCCCGTATGGCTCACCATTTGCGACTCCAACCTTCTGTTCTACACCAGTAATAGGAAGCCCTGGGAGAGCACATTCCTCTCGGAGGAGGACCACTCCTAAGGATGCAATCGATTTGAAGTCTGAAAAACTAGTCGTTGCTGATTTAGACCGAGTGTGGTCATATACTGGGAACCTCAGTGCCAGAAGGGTTCCCGGAAATGCTCCGGAGCGAGACTGA
- the LOC108993428 gene encoding rop guanine nucleotide exchange factor 1-like isoform X1: MGSISEEEEEDGYVSDQEQSERCGSYSLSADVSESESCSSFTCRRFDAEGGASSSFTSSPRPLVRNFGLMAPVMLPVIGGKDVLLWDQKPEKRETDLSEVEMMKERFAKLLLGEDMSGGGKGVCTALAISNAITNLSATVFGELWRLEPLAPQKKAMWRREMEWLLCVSDSIVELVPSIQQFPGGGTYEVMATRPRSDLYINLPALKKLDAMLLGILDGFCDTEFWYDDRGIVVGETRDCDTYSSRGARPSVRQEEKWWLPCPKVQPCGLSDGARKRLQQCRDCANQILKAALAINSSVLAEMEIPSAYLETLPKSGKTCLGDIIYRYITAEQFSPDCLLDCLDLSSEHHTLEIANRMEAATHVWKQKDQRKLATHMKSRRSSWGGKVKGLVADTDKNNFLAQRAETLLQSLRLRFPGLPQTALDMNKIQYNKDVGQSILESYSRVMESLAFNIMARIDDVLYVDDATKQCAAAESMSIFNRGGLGGLPIQKRMSPSPFSIHHTPYGSPFATPTFCSTPVIGSPGRAHSSRRRTTPKDAIDLKSEKLVVADLDRVWSYTGNLSARRVPGNAPERD, from the exons ATGGGAAGCATttcggaggaggaggaggaggacggGTACGTCTCCGACCAGGAGCAGAGCGAGCGTTGCGGGAGTTACAGCTTGAGCGCTGACGTCAGCGAGTCCGAGAGCTGCAGTAGCTTCACCTGTCGGCGGTTCGACGCCGAGGGTGGCGCATCCAGCTCTTTCACCTCCTCTCCCCGTCCCCTCGTCCGGAATTTCGGTCTCATGGCGCCAGTGATGCTGCCAGTGATTGGAGGCAAGGATGTGCTGCTTTGGGATCAGAAGCCCGAGAAACGGGAAACAGATTTGTCCG agGTTGAGATGATGAAGGAGAGATTTGCGAAGCTTCTTCTCGGAGAAGACATGTCTGGAGGAGGGAAAGGAGTGTGCACTGCCCTTGCCATCTCAAATGCCATCACCAATCTCTCTG CTACCGTGTTTGGTGAACTGTGGAGGTTAGAGCCACTGGCGCCGCAGAAGAAGGCAATGTGGCGCCGAGAAATGGAGTGGCTCTTATGTGTGAGTGATTCCATAGTGGAGCTCGTCCCCTCAATACAACAGTTCCCTGGTGGAGGCACATACGAAGTCATGGCAACTAGGCCACGCTCGGATTTGTACATAAATCTACCTGCTCTTAAAAAGCTTGATGCGATGTTGCTTGGTATACTTGATGGGTTTTGTGATACAGAATTTTGGTACGATGATCGGGGGATAGTTGTGGGTGAAACAAGAGATTGTGATACTTACTCATCGCGGGGTGCAAGGCCTTCAGTTAGGCAGGAAGAGAAGTGGTGGCTGCCATGTCCAAAGGTACAGCCATGTGGGTTGTCAGATGGTGCAAGGAAGAGGCTGCAGCAGTGTAGGGACTGTGCAAACCAGATACTGAAGGCGGCCTTGGCAATTAATAGCAGTGTGCTAGCTGAGATGGAGATCCCCAGTGCTTACTTGGAGACATTACCCAAG AGTGGGAAAACTTGTCTCGGTGATATCATTTATCGCTACATAACTGCTGAGCAGTTCTCTCCAGACTGTCTACTTGATTGCCTGGACCTTTCATCTGAGCATCACACTCTGGAGATAGCTAACAGGATGGAGGCAGCAACCCATGTCTGGAAGCAGAAAGACCAGAGGAAACTCGCAACTCACATGAAATCTAGGCGCTCGTCTTGGGGTGGCAAGGTCAAGGGCCTTGTTGCTGATactgataagaataattttttggcCCAAAGAGCAGAGACCCTCTTACAGAGCTTGAGGCTTCGATTCCCTGGCCTCCCACAAACTGCACTGGACATGAACAAGATCCAATACAATAAG GATGTAGGGCAGTCAATTCTGGAAAGCTACTCAAGAGTGATGGAAAGCTTGGCATTTAACATAATGGCCAGGATAGATGACGTTCTCTATGTAGATGATGCGACCAAGCAATGTGCTGCAGCGGAATCAATGTCCATTTTCAACAGGGGAGGTCTAGGTGGTCTTCCTATTCAGAAAAGAATGTCTCCTAGCCCCTTCTCAATCCACCACACCCCGTATGGCTCACCATTTGCGACTCCAACCTTCTGTTCTACACCAGTAATAGGAAGCCCTGGGAGAGCACATTCCTCTCGGAGGAGGACCACTCCTAAGGATGCAATCGATTTGAAGTCTGAAAAACTAGTCGTTGCTGATTTAGACCGAGTGTGGTCATATACTGGGAACCTCAGTGCCAGAAGGGTTCCCGGAAATGCTCCGGAGCGAGACTGA